A genomic region of Trypanosoma brucei brucei TREU927 chromosome 3, complete sequence contains the following coding sequences:
- a CDS encoding frataxin-like, mitochondrial precursor, putative gives MRRTCCATTSAVLRSLVYLRPHGRAKPTTSGSGRKERQFSTTTARCESKGWHPAKLGMDGFTDVAYNTAADTFLERVESALETIGDTDTLEDVNLAGGVLVIETTSRGTFVLNKQAPNVQLWLSSPLSGPHHYDMTTSATGSVEWRADADGHSLEERLEKELSDVVGTEVSLSSGAGETE, from the coding sequence ATGCGGCGCACATGTTGCGCCACCACCAGTGCAGTGCTACGGTCGTTAGTTTACCTCCGTCCTCATGGACGCGCAAAACCAACCACATCAggaagtggaaggaaagaaagacaatTTAGCACCACGACAGCGAGATGCGAGTCCAAAGGGTGGCACCCCGCGAAGTTAGGAATGGATGGATTCACCGACGTCGCTTACAACACCGCAGCTGACACTTTTCTTGAGCGAGTTGAGAGCGCTCTGGAGACAATTGGCGACACGGACACGTTGGAGGATGTGAACCTCGCCGGTGGAGTGCTTGTGATCGAAACGACATCGAGGGGGACATTTGTACTTAATAAACAGGCACCCAATGTTCAGTTATGGCTTTCTTCGCCGCTATCGGGCCCGCATCATTACGACATGACAACATCTGCCACCGGCAGTGTGGAATGGCGCGCAGATGCTGACGGGCATTCATTGGAAGAGAGACTTGAAAAGGAACTCAGTGACGTGGTGGGAACTGAAGTGAGTTTGAGTTCAGGGGCTGGAGAAACCGAATAG